One Papaver somniferum cultivar HN1 chromosome 10, ASM357369v1, whole genome shotgun sequence genomic window carries:
- the LOC113317845 gene encoding phospholipase D alpha 4-like, which yields MSVESKQNKFFHGTLEATIFHATPYVPVFPFNCACLGEKATYITIKINEKKVAETKQVSDRTWNQTFQILCAHPADSTITITMKTQCGSTLGKIHISTLKMLEDSTLIEGNFPTLSEKGKPNPELRVQFMLWFKHANHEPTWDKVLNHDKFEGLKNASFPQRSNCNVILYQDVHHHPTFQPPVDFHGEGPRKLWVDVFKAINGAKHLIYIAGWSFNPKMVLVRDHEADIPQARGVKMGELLKQKADEGVAVRIMLWNDETSLPFIKNKGVMGTHDEDAFDYFKQSKVICRLCPRLHNDFPTFFAHHQKTITVDTQANFLSAKFGNKYINSNSRELTSFIGGVDLCDGRYDTEDHSLFRTLNNESHVLDFYQTSIAGACLQKGGPREPWHDAHACLTGEAAWDVLSNFEQRWTKQCNPALLIHTNNIPNLLRSSQPQQVENQLANWKVQVFRSIDRVSVSLPDNIAVECSIHEAYVEAIRRAERFIYIENQYFIGGCHMWEKDRNCGCNNLIPVEIALKVVKKIKAKERFAVYIVIPMRPEGLPNSEPVQEMLYWTRQTMSMMYKLIGEAIQESGELLQPRDYLNFFCLANREKKEGEEFVPPHSPQPDTPYWSAQMHRRFMVYVHSKIMIVDDTYILIGSANINQRSMDGRRDTEIAIGCYQPKYVGNKQCNGDVHAYRMSLWYEHTNRVEHCFTEPHGLDCVRTVRAIGDKMWSVYSAEEVADMEGIHLVTYPINILKDGSIEDTTEDGGNFPDTTTPIKGKRSIVLPAVCTT from the exons ATGTCAGTGGAGTCTAAGCAGAATAAGTTCTTCCATGGAACCCTTGAAGCTACCATCTTCCACGCAACTCCGTATGTACCAGTGTTTCCCTTCAAT TGTGCATGTTTAGGTGAGAAGGCTACCTATATAACAATCAAAATAAACGAGAAAAAAGTAGCAGAGACGAAACAAGTTAGCGACCGAACATGGAATCAGACCTTCCAAATCCTGTGTGCTCATCCTGCAGATTCAACAATTACTATAACAATGAAGACCCAGTGCGGGTCAACTTTGGGAAAGATTCATATTTCTACACTTAAAATGCTAGAGGACTCAACCTTAATTGAGGGTAACTTTCCTACCTTATCGGAGAAAGGAAAACCAAACCCTGAGCTAAGGGTTCAGTTCATGCTATGGTTTAAACATGCAAATCATGAACCAACTTGGGATAAAGTACTGAATCATGACAAGTTCGAGGGACTTAAAAATGCTAGTTTTCCTCAAAGATCTAACTGCAACGTTATACTGTATCAAGATGTTCACCATCACCCTACTTTCCAACCACCAGTAGATTTTCACGGAGAAGGCCCGAGAAAGCTGTGGGTGGATGTTTTTAAGGCCATTAATGGTGCTAAGCATTTGATTTATATAGCAGGATGGTCTTTCAATCCTAAAATGGTGCTG GTTCGAGACCATGAAGCTGATATCCCACAAGCAAGAGGAGTAAAGATGGGGGAACTGTTAAAACAAAAGGCAGATGAAGGAGTTGCTGTGAGAATCATGCTTTGGAATGATGAAACATCGTTACCATTTATCAAGAACAAAGGAGTGATGGGTACCCATGATGAAGATGCTTTTGATTACTTCAAACAATCTAAGGTTATATGCAGATTGTGCCCCAGATTACACAATGATTTCCCTACATTCTTTGCTCACCATCAGAAGACCATAACCGTGGACACACAAGCAAATTTTCTATCAGCCAAATTCGGTAACAAGTACATTAATAGTAATAGTAGAGAACTTACGAGTTTCATTGGTGGCGTGGATCTCTGTGATGGACGCTATGACACAGAAGACCATTCGTTGTTTCGAACACTTAACAATGAATCACATGTTCTGGATTTCTACCAAACCAGCATAGCTGGTGCCTGCCTCCAAAAAGGTGGACCCAGAGAACCCTGGCATGATGCTCATGCTTGCCTCACTGGTGAAGCAGCTTGGGATGTGTTGAGCAATTTTGAGCAACGCTGGACCAAACAATGCAATCCTGCTCTTCTTATTCACACAAACAACATTCCAAATTTATTACGTAGTTCTCAACCTCAGCAAGTGGAAAATCAACTAGCGAATTGGAAAGTTCAAGTCTTCAGGTCAATTGATAGGGTTTCAGTGTCTTTGCCAGACAACATCGCAGTAGAATGCAGCATACATGAAGCATATGTAGAAGCAATCAGGCGTGCAGAGAGGTTTATTTACATCGAGAACCAATATTTTATAGGAGGTTGCCACATGTGGGAGAAGGATAGGAATTGTGGCTGCAATAACTTGATCCCTGTAGAAATTGCTCTGAAGGTGGTAAAGAAGATTAAAGCAAAAGAAAGATTTGCTGTATATATAGTGATACCTATGCGGCCAGAAGGATTACCAAATAGCGAACCTGTTCAGGAGATGCTTTATTGGACAAGACAAACGATGAGCATGATGTATAAATTGATAGGAGAGGCAATCCAAGAGAGCGGTGAACTATTGCAGCCAAGGGATTACCTGAATTTTTTCTGCCTTGCCaacagagagaagaaggaaggagaGGAGTTTGTACCTCCCCATTCTCCTCAACCAGATACGCCATACTGGAGCGCCCAGATGCATAGGAGGTTCATGGTTTATGTTCATTCCAAGATTATGATTG TTGATGACACGTATATCTTGATTGGGTCTGCAAACATCAACCAAAGATCAATGGATGGAAGACGAGACACGGAGATTGCAATAGGATGCTACCAACCAAAATACGTAGGAAACAAACAGTGTAACGGGGATGTTCATGCTTACCGAATGTCACTCTGGTACGAGCATACCAATCGTGTTGAGCACTGCTTCACTGAGCCCCACGGTTTGGACTGTGTGAGGACGGTACGAGCAATAGGAGACAAGATGTGGAGTGTTTACAGTGCAGAAGAGGTAGCAGACATGGAAGGTATCCATTTGGTGACTTATCCGATAAATATATTGAAGGATGGTTCAATTGAAGATACTACTGAAGATGGAGGCAACTTCCCTGACACCACAACCCCCATTAAAGGGAAGAGATCAATCGTTCTACCAGCAGTTTGCACCACATAA
- the LOC113318710 gene encoding F-box protein At5g39450-like, whose amino-acid sequence MMLSDICGSSLFLSLPDDVFNVVSDSLSPRDLCSISLCCKNLKTLVSSEKVWFSQCESFEIVKTQDLVEWRNGVSSYKCLCKFMFSVQPLLGIWVHQNPELGNVVYVMPGFLSVVGCRILPQELGPLGLEEGPLLWAPVFEVISHEDGGLAFFLHGQERDGEYFYPGSLKPVDRSCNVLLLEVEPRMQSNGCKFLHSKSLVHPHLDWESVRQIRRSDGGGFSRSQRVSGSNSSVVAFNRLSFVDRRKLLELVTGQVGLKVPDLASGPLFPQLNDRDGLKKELLLLSERRLLLMQMYRHGGGYADWQTMSGMPSDTRVVTSKLKKSLERPSSTGALLNGDEIHLHNSKRRSVAGYFKDSLKQILGRSFSTGGRVILKNGSSSSESKHTQLHEFLRSGDMIGLSLHASSTKLSTYRAWPNMHDNKYALYKLPTRTPTSGQEYAGLWGGTFGWPPGRPSEDKPGKALFFLLLSYEESEGQQLLIATKILEGTHYVLHPNGSAMFVVKVDDPSTDPFPLDTDGNSSTLDIKHAYTGEGIANGYGFRYPGSKPGSLFVIQDGLLAFVWKESRAVLTLQRINLQELLRKGERVPALPPIVNFTYLTKSYSNVFTSFSNPTNCLSSSR is encoded by the coding sequence atgatgttgtcTGATATCTGTGGCTCAAGTTTGTTTCTATCATTACCAGATGATGTATTTAATGTTGTGTCTGATTCATTATCTCCAAGAGATTTATGTTCAATCAGTTTATGTTGTAAGAATCTGAAAACCCTTGTATCTTCAGAGAAAGTGTGGTTTTCACAGTGTGAAAGCTTTGAAATTGTTAAGACCCAAGATCTTGTTGAATGGAGAAATGGCGTTTCATCTTATAAATGTCTGTGTAAGTTTATGTTCAGTGTACAACCTTTACTTGGTATTTGGGTTCATCAAAACCCGGAGCTTGGCAATGTAGTTTATGTCATGCCGGGTTTTTTATCTGTTGTTGGTTGCCGAATTCTGCCGCAAGAGCTTGGTCCTTTAGGGCTTGAAGAAGGTCCTCTTTTGTGGGCACCGGTTTTTGAGGTCATCAGCCATGAGGATGGGGGGTTGGCATTTTTCCTTCATGGGCAGGAGCGTGATGGTGAGTACTTTTATCCCGGTTCACTTAAACCTGTTGATAGGAGTTGCAATGTTTTGTTACTTGAGGTTGAGCCGAGAATGCAAAGTAATGGGTGTAAGTTTTTGCATAGCAAGAGCCTTGTGCATCCTCATTTGGATTGGGAgtctgtgagacagattcgtaGGTCAGATGGTGGTGGGTTTAGCAGGTCACAAAGGGTATCGGGATCAAACAGTTCTGTAGTTGCATTTAATCGGTTGTCATTTGTTGATAGACGGAAATTGCTTGAACTTGTAACTGGTCAAGTAGGTTTGAAGGTTCCTGATTTAGCTTCTGGTCCATTGTTTCCTCAACTAAATGACCGTGATGGCTTAAAGAAAGAATTATTGCTTCTGTCAGAAAGAAGGTTACTGCTCATGCAAATGTATCGGCATGGCGGAGGTTACGCAGATTGGCAAACAATGTCTGGGATGCCTTCAGACACTAGGGTGGTTACAAGCAAGCTGAAGAAGAGTCTTGAACGCCCAAGTAGTACCGGTGCACTGCTTAATGGGGATGAAATTCATTTGCACAATTCAAAGAGGAGAAGTGTTGCTGGTTACTTTAAGGACAGCCTAAAGCAGATACTTGGCAGATCTTTTTCGACTGGCGGGCGTGTAATTTTGAAAAACGGGTCTTCGAGCTCAGAAAGTAAACACACACAGCTTCACGAGTTTCTTAGGTCGGGTGACATGATAGGGCTTAGTCTACATGCTTCAAGTACAAAGCTATCTACTTACAGAGCATGGCCAAACATGCACGATAACAAATATGCCCTCTACAAGTTGCCAACGCGGACCCCGACGTCTGGTCAAGAGTATGCTGGCTTATGGGGTGGAACTTTTGGCTGGCCACCTGGGAGACCTAGTGAAGATAAGCCTGGAAAAGCCTTGTTCTTTCTTTTGCTTTCTTATGAAGAATCTGAGGGGCAGCAGCTTCTGATTGCAACCAAAATATTAGAAGGTACCCATTATGTTCTTCATCCAAATGGTTCGGCAATGTTTGTTGTGAAGGTCGACGATCCATCAACAGATCCATTCCCGTTAGACACAGATGGGAATTCCTCTACTTTGGACATCAAACATGCTTATACAGGGGAAGGTATTGCAAATGGTTATGGTTTTCGGTATCCCGGATCTAAGCCTGGTTCTTTATTTGTAATCCAAGATGGTCTCCTTGCATTTGTTTGGAAGGAATCTAGAGCTGTCTTGACCTTGCAGCGGATCAACCTGCAAGAGCTCTTGAGGAAAGGCGAAAGGGTTCCTGCTTTACCTCCCATAGTGAACTTCACATATCTGACGAAATCATACTCGAATGTATTCACAAGCTTCTCCAACCCCACAAATTGCTTAAGCTCATCAAGGTAA
- the LOC113317846 gene encoding thioredoxin-like 2, chloroplastic — MADVLSLSLHSLNSSSSSPFVSSLVRFSTSLQPVLRRGSDKTVCSSIGSSSAGFPLVLQQQKLVSWKVHAGIAEAEGPKWWERNTSPNMIDIHSTEEFLNALSQAGEKLVIAEFYGTWCGSCRALFPKFCRTAQEHKDIVFLKVDFDKNKPMCKSLNVKVLPFFHFYRGADGLLESFSCSLAKFQKLKDAIAKHNTARCSIGPPVGVGEITFPESSPPASKDEAAEASSR; from the exons ATGGCTGATGTTCTTAGTTTATCCCTTCACTcactaaattcttcttcatcatctcctttTGTTTCTTCCTTAGTTAGATTTTCCACTTCACTACAACCTGTTTTAAGGAGAGGTTCAGATAAAACTGTTTGTTCTTCAATTGGAAGTTCTTCAGCTGGTTTTCCTCTTGTACTTCAACAGCAGAAATTGGTTTCTTGGAAG GTACATGCAGGTATTGCTGAAGCTGAGGGCCCAAAATGGTGGGAAAGAAATACGAGTCCAAATATGATTGACATTCATTCTACAGAAGAGTTTTTGAATGCGTTGAGTCAAGCAGGAGAAAAACTAGTAATTGCTGAATTTTATGGCACTTGGTGCGGTTCTTGCCGGGCTTTATTTCCCAAG TTTTGCAGGACCGCTCAAGAACATAAAGACATTGTATTCCTTAAAGTGGACTTTGATAAAAACAAACCAATGTGTAAAAGTTTGAATGTAAAGGTTCTACCCTTTTTCCACTTCTATCGCGGTGCAGATGGACTACTGGAATCCTTTTCATGTTCGCTTGCGAAG TTTCAGAAATTAAAGGATGCTATTGCAAAACATAACACCGCTCGTTGTAGTATTGGTCCACCTGTAGGTGTTGGAGAAATTACCTTTCCTGAATCTTCCCCCCCTGCTTCAAAGGATGAAGCAGCAGAAGCTAGTTCAAGATAG